Proteins found in one Parasteatoda tepidariorum isolate YZ-2023 chromosome 7, CAS_Ptep_4.0, whole genome shotgun sequence genomic segment:
- the LOC139426065 gene encoding uncharacterized protein codes for MLNFTTSCVDESTNISEFQTTNILPTYKSDIFVLYKISFQWLPMLSFFCTSFMVFLMIIITGWRKNAINSNSKCLSPMTRFWIKEQNQADESFLPANGIELQKQIVVSDPDHTTTLLPDIIHKKYILREFTYCELQYLFTWTNER; via the exons ATGCTTAATTTCACCACAAGCTGTGTTGATGAAAGTACAAATATCTCAGAGTTCCAGACAACCAACATTTTACCTACATATAAAAG TGATATCTTTGttctttacaaaatatcttTCCAATGGCTTCCCATGTTAAGTTTCTTCTGTACATCTTTCATGGTATTCCTAATGATCATCATTACAG gATGGAGGAAAAATGCTATTAATTCCAATTCAAAGTGTCTCAGTCCAATGACAAGATTTTGgataaaagaacaaaatcaaGCAGACGAGAGTTTTCTTCCAGCCAATGGCATCGAACTTCAGAAGCAAATTGTTGTTTCTGATCCAGATCATACAACTACTCTATTACCAGacattattcacaaaaaatatattttgagagaATTTACTTATTgtgaattacaatatttatttacttggaCAAATGAACGTTAA